One Nicotiana tomentosiformis chromosome 4, ASM39032v3, whole genome shotgun sequence genomic window carries:
- the LOC138909288 gene encoding uncharacterized protein: protein MAGELKKLTRSVQSVEGGKGIEGLNYENLCIQPDVKLPEGYKPPKLEMFDGTGDPKVHLRAYCDKLVGVGKNEQIRMKLFMRSIIRDALSWYICQNPKKWDNWVSMASDFMDRFKFNMENTPDVFYIQNLKKKPTETFCEYATRWRS from the coding sequence ATGGCGGGGGAACTCAAGAAACTCACAAGGAGTGTCCAAAGTGTTGAAGGTGGGAAGGGCATTGAAGGTCTGAATTATGAAAatctgtgtattcagccagatgtgaaacttccagagggttacaaacctccaaaGTTGGAAATGTTCGATggcactggtgatccgaaggtacaTCTAAGAGCATATtgcgacaagcttgtaggagtgggtaagaatgaacaaatccgcatgaaactgttcatgcgaagCATTATAAGAGATGCTTTGTCTTGGTATATCtgtcaaaacccaaagaagtgggataattgggtaagcatggcatcagatttcatggacagaTTCAAGTTCAATATGGAAAACACGCCAGATGTTTTctatattcaaaacctcaagaagaagccgacagaaaccttctgcgagtatgctactcgttggagatcatAG
- the LOC138909287 gene encoding uncharacterized protein — MLKQLYVNIPYTEVLTQMPAYAKFLKEILSRKRKLEETKVIKPIAHCSAIPYNKITKKCGDLGSFTIPRTLGSENFDKALCDSGASINLMPLSVFKKLEGDLVVIKSVPISLQLAD, encoded by the coding sequence ATGCTGAAACAGTTGTATGTGAACATTCCGTACACGGAGGTGCTCACACAGATGCCAGCCTATGCAaaattcttgaaggaaatcctCTCAAGAAAAAGGAAGCTCGAGGAAACGAAAGTGATCAAACCCATTGCCCACTGCAGTGCCATTCCATATAACAAAATTACCAAGAAGTGTGGGGATCTTGGCAGTTTCACTATACCTCGCACGTTAGGTAGCGAAAATTTTGACAAAGCCTTGTGTGATTCAGGTGCATCCATTAACTTGATGCCATTATCGGTGTTCAAGAAATTAGAAGGAGATCTAGTAGTGATAAAATCTGTACCAATATCCTTGCAACTGGCTGATTAG